A genomic region of Candidatus Bathyarchaeota archaeon contains the following coding sequences:
- the hisF gene encoding imidazole glycerol phosphate synthase subunit HisF produces the protein MLTKRIIPCLDVEKGKVVKGIKFKNLRIEGDPVELAAIYNQQGADELVFLDVTASYEHRDILLDVVKRTAEQVFIPFTVGGGIKSLKDIRLILSSGADKVSINTFAVKNPSLIKEAAETFGSQCIVIAIDAKRNYEESDKSKRKNRNIIKTPQGKCWWEVYIEGGRTPTGIDAIEWAKKVEELGAGEILLTSMDYDGTRSGYDISLTKTISENVNIPIIASGGAGKPEHILEVLTKGKADAALAASIFHEGEYSILEVKKFLKNHEVPVRLE, from the coding sequence ATGTTAACTAAAAGAATAATTCCATGTTTAGATGTTGAAAAAGGAAAAGTTGTTAAAGGAATAAAGTTTAAAAATTTAAGAATCGAAGGAGATCCAGTTGAGTTAGCTGCAATTTATAATCAACAAGGTGCAGATGAACTTGTTTTTCTAGATGTTACAGCTTCATATGAACATAGAGATATACTTCTAGATGTTGTAAAAAGAACAGCTGAACAAGTTTTCATTCCATTCACTGTTGGCGGTGGGATAAAAAGCTTAAAAGATATAAGGTTAATTCTCTCTTCAGGAGCAGATAAGGTTTCTATAAACACATTTGCTGTGAAAAATCCAAGTTTAATTAAGGAAGCTGCTGAAACTTTCGGTAGTCAATGCATAGTTATAGCTATAGACGCTAAAAGAAATTATGAAGAATCAGATAAATCAAAAAGAAAAAATAGAAATATAATTAAAACTCCTCAAGGAAAATGTTGGTGGGAAGTTTATATAGAGGGGGGAAGAACACCTACAGGCATAGATGCAATAGAGTGGGCTAAAAAAGTTGAAGAATTAGGAGCGGGGGAGATCCTTCTTACAAGCATGGATTATGATGGAACAAGAAGTGGATATGATATATCATTAACAAAAACTATAAGTGAAAACGTTAATATTCCAATAATTGCAAGTGGAGGAGCAGGGAAACCTGAGCACATTCTAGAGGTTTTAACTAAGGGAAAAGCTGATGCGGCTTTAGCAGCATCAATTTTTCATGAAGGAGAATATAGTATACTAGAAGTTAAAAAGTTTTTAAAAAACCATGAAGTCCCAGTTAGGTTAGAATAG
- a CDS encoding ATP phosphoribosyltransferase, which translates to MKNCFRVALPSKGRLKTPALKILEEAGLKVKEQERTYILKTSDSEFEVVLARAFDIPLYVQYGAATLGITGHDIILEREADVYEVSDLKFGRCKLVLAAPIEANLSKAIELPLNARIATEFPNLTRKFFNSLGKPIEVLTVRGSAELTPKLGLADAIVDLSTTGETLKKNGLKEVEVILESTARLICNKIAYRSFNKIKEFIERVDEAVKKCEAFS; encoded by the coding sequence ATGAAGAATTGTTTTAGAGTGGCTTTACCTAGTAAAGGTAGGCTTAAAACTCCAGCTTTAAAAATTCTTGAAGAAGCAGGATTAAAAGTTAAAGAACAGGAAAGAACATATATTTTAAAAACTTCAGATTCAGAATTTGAAGTTGTACTAGCTAGAGCTTTTGATATTCCACTTTATGTTCAATACGGCGCAGCAACTTTAGGAATAACAGGACATGACATAATTTTGGAGAGAGAAGCAGATGTGTATGAAGTTTCAGATTTAAAATTTGGAAGGTGCAAACTTGTATTAGCTGCGCCTATAGAAGCTAATTTAAGTAAAGCTATTGAACTTCCATTAAACGCTAGAATAGCTACAGAATTCCCAAATTTAACAAGAAAATTCTTTAATTCATTAGGGAAACCTATTGAAGTTTTAACAGTTAGAGGGAGCGCAGAATTAACTCCAAAACTTGGTTTAGCAGATGCAATAGTGGATCTTTCAACAACAGGAGAAACATTAAAAAAGAATGGATTAAAAGAAGTTGAAGTCATATTGGAGTCTACAGCTAGGCTAATATGCAATAAAATCGCTTATAGAAGTTTTAATAAAATTAAAGAGTTTATTGAAAGAGTCGATGAAGCGGTGAAGAAGTGTGAAGCTTTTAGTTAG
- the hisB gene encoding imidazoleglycerol-phosphate dehydratase HisB, with translation MREAKIKRKTKEVEILGRLNLDGEGKSEVETGVKFLNHILDTIVKHSMIDLTIKASGDLQHHLIEDVGVAIGSAILEALGEKKGIKRFGYAYTVMDESLARTVIDLSGRPYAKINLKVSQEKIEDMKGEDVIHFFSSLAYSSKSTLHIKVIYGVNTHHKIEAATKSFALALKDAISINEKLTGKIPSVKEAL, from the coding sequence ATGAGGGAAGCAAAAATAAAAAGAAAAACTAAAGAGGTTGAGATTCTAGGAAGATTGAATCTTGATGGTGAAGGAAAATCTGAAGTGGAAACAGGAGTAAAGTTTTTGAATCATATTCTTGATACAATAGTTAAGCATTCAATGATTGATTTAACAATTAAAGCTTCAGGTGATTTACAACACCATTTAATTGAAGATGTAGGAGTAGCTATTGGTTCAGCTATATTAGAAGCTTTAGGAGAAAAAAAAGGAATTAAACGGTTTGGATATGCATATACAGTTATGGATGAATCTTTAGCTAGAACAGTAATTGATTTAAGTGGAAGACCATACGCTAAAATAAATCTTAAAGTTTCTCAAGAAAAAATAGAGGATATGAAAGGTGAAGATGTAATTCACTTTTTCTCCTCCTTAGCTTACTCCTCAAAATCTACATTACATATTAAAGTTATTTACGGGGTTAATACTCATCATAAAATTGAAGCAGCAACAAAATCTTTTGCTTTAGCTTTAAAAGATGCAATTTCAATTAATGAAAAGTTAACTGGAAAAATTCCAAGCGTCAAGGAGGCTCTTTAA
- the hisA gene encoding 1-(5-phosphoribosyl)-5-[(5-phosphoribosylamino)methylideneamino]imidazole-4-carboxamide isomerase has translation MSMLVIPAIDLMDGKCVRLTMGKPETKKVYFNDPLIPLKKFIQDGAEWIHVIDLDAALNLGENMNVIKQILKESKVNVQVGGGVNLLEKAEKLISYGASRVIFGTALIEDPILIKKFSEKFGPERTAAAIDVKGDKVVIKGWRRELNLTYLDLILKVKTLNVGVLILTLIDKDGTLLGPSLDKISKTQSLLNIKFIVAGGVGSLNDIKKLAKTGVDGVIVGKALYEGKFTLKEAIEVAKNVN, from the coding sequence ATGTCTATGCTAGTCATACCTGCTATAGATTTAATGGATGGAAAATGCGTTAGATTAACTATGGGAAAACCTGAAACAAAAAAAGTCTACTTTAATGATCCATTAATTCCACTTAAAAAATTTATTCAAGATGGAGCAGAATGGATTCATGTAATAGATTTAGATGCTGCATTAAATCTTGGAGAAAACATGAATGTTATAAAACAGATTTTAAAAGAGTCTAAAGTTAATGTTCAAGTTGGAGGGGGAGTGAACTTACTTGAGAAAGCTGAGAAACTTATAAGTTATGGAGCAAGCAGAGTTATATTTGGAACAGCATTAATTGAAGATCCAATATTAATAAAAAAATTTTCAGAGAAATTTGGCCCAGAAAGAACTGCAGCAGCTATAGATGTTAAAGGGGATAAAGTGGTTATTAAAGGTTGGAGAAGAGAATTAAATTTAACATATTTAGATTTAATTCTGAAAGTTAAAACTCTTAATGTTGGAGTTTTAATTTTAACTTTAATCGATAAAGATGGAACTTTATTGGGTCCCTCGCTAGATAAAATCTCTAAAACACAATCTTTATTAAATATAAAGTTTATAGTCGCAGGAGGCGTAGGAAGCCTAAACGATATTAAGAAATTAGCTAAAACTGGAGTTGATGGAGTTATAGTTGGAAAAGCTCTTTACGAAGGAAAATTCACTCTAAAAGAAGCAATAGAGGTTGCAAAGAATGTTAACTAA
- the hisZ gene encoding ATP phosphoribosyltransferase regulatory subunit, translating to MKDILPEEANIYRHIKEKLREKFELWGYKEVVPSTIEFADVLSIGIGSKLTDNMFKFQDLDGKIIALRAEATIPTARILTSELALTPKPIRLYYIVNVFRRIIERPGRFREFWQAGIELIGRKDPEADAEVLMILTEALNSLGLTNFRIDISHAAILKEVVNELNLSSQEKEELFTIAGYKDYSRFKKFLENKGCSLKLALVLKKLFKCFKISELNNIINDLKDYQTIKEAIINLLEINNAAETFGVKQLFFDFALTKEIEYYSGMIFEASLPNLGFSIAGGGRYDDLLKKFGEDLPATGFAIDVTECFKAIKNQFSPNFNRKTIVLEGSSLKLNAEFASKLRDKGVIVILEVEKPMEEMRKVVEAYKADAIIKLKDNYVLMMNIKTGEEKKLSVSEALEAILKREI from the coding sequence ATGAAGGATATCCTACCTGAAGAAGCAAACATTTATAGACATATAAAGGAAAAGTTAAGAGAAAAATTTGAGCTTTGGGGATATAAAGAAGTTGTTCCATCGACTATAGAATTTGCAGATGTGCTTTCTATAGGTATTGGCTCAAAATTAACAGATAACATGTTCAAATTTCAAGATTTAGATGGAAAAATTATCGCTTTAAGAGCTGAAGCAACAATTCCAACAGCTAGAATTTTAACAAGCGAATTAGCTTTAACTCCAAAACCAATTAGGCTGTATTATATAGTTAATGTTTTTAGGAGAATTATTGAGAGACCCGGAAGATTTAGAGAGTTTTGGCAAGCTGGAATAGAATTAATTGGAAGAAAAGATCCTGAAGCGGATGCAGAAGTTTTAATGATTTTAACTGAAGCTTTAAATTCTTTAGGGTTAACAAACTTTAGAATAGATATAAGTCATGCAGCTATTTTAAAAGAAGTTGTAAATGAGTTAAATTTAAGCTCTCAAGAAAAAGAAGAACTTTTCACAATAGCAGGTTATAAAGATTACTCAAGATTTAAAAAATTTTTAGAAAATAAAGGATGTTCATTAAAATTAGCTTTAGTTTTAAAGAAGCTTTTTAAATGCTTTAAAATTTCAGAGTTAAATAACATTATTAATGATTTAAAAGATTATCAAACCATAAAGGAAGCTATAATAAATCTTCTTGAAATAAATAATGCTGCTGAAACTTTTGGAGTTAAACAATTATTTTTCGATTTCGCTTTAACTAAAGAAATAGAATATTATAGTGGAATGATTTTTGAAGCTTCTTTACCAAACCTAGGTTTTTCAATTGCTGGAGGAGGAAGGTACGATGATTTATTAAAAAAATTTGGTGAAGATTTACCAGCAACAGGATTCGCAATAGATGTTACTGAATGCTTTAAAGCAATTAAAAATCAGTTTTCACCAAACTTTAATAGAAAAACAATTGTTTTAGAGGGGTCTTCCCTAAAGCTTAATGCTGAATTTGCTTCAAAATTAAGAGATAAAGGAGTAATAGTAATTTTAGAAGTTGAAAAACCTATGGAAGAAATGAGGAAAGTGGTTGAAGCTTATAAAGCAGATGCCATAATAAAATTGAAAGATAACTATGTTTTAATGATGAATATAAAAACTGGAGAAGAAAAGAAGCTAAGTGTTAGTGAAGCTTTAGAAGCTATTCTTAAGAGGGAAATTTAA
- the hisC gene encoding histidinol-phosphate transaminase has product MKLLVRSEIEGIIPYDVKDLLEIKNLKTITKLDLNENLLISNKEIKRIISKAVKEIDFRFYPKPYGKEAVEAIAKFYNLKEEKIFVANGSDDLLDKLSKAFIPKGSNVIINEPTFTMYSFFIKLYGGEKREVLLTQNFQLNVEDILNKCDSKTSMVIICSPNNPTGNQFNVEDIEKILKSFDGLVIVDEAYADFGDFSMLNLIEKYENLVILRSFSKSFGLASIRAGFAAANEKVISYLTKVSGPFLVNSITQKIIKVALEEFNLFKEVIKRIIKEREWLFNQLKKIDGVTPFPSKTNFILFRINKNDLSTKSICTKLKCSGIYIKDRSKDPLLEKCLRVTVGTRRMNVKFISELKKILKEEH; this is encoded by the coding sequence GTGAAGCTTTTAGTTAGGAGTGAAATTGAAGGAATTATTCCATACGATGTTAAAGATTTACTTGAAATAAAAAATTTAAAAACTATAACAAAATTAGATTTAAATGAAAATTTATTAATATCTAATAAAGAAATAAAAAGAATTATTAGTAAAGCAGTTAAAGAAATTGATTTCAGGTTTTATCCAAAACCATATGGGAAAGAAGCTGTAGAAGCTATAGCTAAATTTTACAATTTAAAAGAGGAAAAAATATTTGTAGCTAATGGTTCAGATGATCTTTTAGATAAACTTTCAAAAGCTTTTATTCCTAAAGGAAGCAACGTTATAATTAATGAACCTACCTTTACTATGTATTCTTTCTTTATAAAACTTTATGGTGGAGAGAAAAGAGAAGTTTTGTTAACACAGAACTTTCAATTGAATGTAGAGGATATTCTAAATAAATGTGATTCTAAAACATCAATGGTTATTATTTGTTCACCTAATAATCCTACTGGAAACCAGTTTAATGTAGAGGATATTGAAAAAATTTTAAAAAGTTTTGATGGTTTAGTTATTGTTGATGAAGCTTATGCAGATTTTGGAGATTTCTCTATGCTTAATTTAATTGAAAAATATGAAAATTTAGTTATTTTGAGATCTTTTTCTAAATCTTTTGGTTTAGCTTCAATTAGAGCAGGTTTTGCAGCAGCTAATGAAAAAGTAATTAGTTATTTAACGAAAGTGTCAGGACCTTTCTTGGTTAATTCTATTACGCAAAAAATTATTAAGGTAGCTTTAGAAGAATTTAATCTATTTAAGGAAGTAATTAAACGTATTATTAAGGAAAGAGAATGGCTTTTTAATCAACTTAAAAAAATAGATGGTGTCACACCTTTTCCTTCAAAAACGAATTTTATTTTATTTAGAATAAACAAAAATGATTTATCAACTAAATCTATATGCACCAAACTTAAATGTTCAGGGATTTACATAAAAGATAGAAGTAAAGATCCTCTTTTAGAAAAATGTTTAAGAGTTACCGTTGGAACTAGAAGAATGAATGTTAAGTTTATTTCTGAATTAAAGAAGATTTTAAAGGAAGAACATTAA
- a CDS encoding HAD hydrolase-like protein translates to MILKKEASNQLRKIEVLILDFDGVVFSTKDSFRKTIQETVDFYFFQLLKLKGSRLKLVTQKEIQKFKDTGMYNDDWKLTRFLILYFLSVLALKNNEFLKLINKERNLRNILELTESLGKLFNSQKVDSTYLRLIKKDETIGFQSLMSLLKNLNEIEALQKIFPNLADSLPKLKSFIQTKVNKEDLPQKIFEEFYLGKNLYEEFYNQSPLFNLSKGFIENEKPLITIETLEKLNEKFGKLIVYSERPRKQAIYVLKKFNLEDYFNLEKSYFREEINKFDFLGDPGKPNPTPLFNLLKKLKAENKLSAYVGDTAADAILIEKLKTNYLVNALSIIISKHASSINANVILKNINELRLIF, encoded by the coding sequence ATGATTTTAAAAAAGGAAGCTTCAAATCAACTAAGAAAAATTGAAGTTTTAATTTTAGATTTTGATGGAGTAGTGTTTTCAACAAAGGATTCCTTTAGAAAAACTATTCAAGAAACAGTGGACTTTTATTTTTTTCAATTGTTAAAACTTAAAGGTTCAAGGTTAAAATTAGTTACGCAAAAAGAAATCCAAAAATTTAAAGATACAGGCATGTATAATGACGATTGGAAATTAACAAGATTTCTTATTTTATATTTTCTTTCTGTATTAGCTTTAAAAAATAATGAATTTTTAAAGTTAATTAATAAAGAGAGAAATTTAAGGAATATTCTAGAGTTAACCGAAAGTTTAGGAAAACTTTTTAATTCGCAAAAAGTGGATTCAACCTATTTACGTTTAATAAAAAAAGATGAAACAATTGGATTCCAATCTTTAATGAGTTTATTAAAAAATTTGAATGAAATAGAAGCTCTGCAAAAAATCTTTCCAAATTTAGCTGATTCTTTACCTAAATTAAAAAGTTTTATTCAAACTAAAGTGAATAAAGAAGATTTACCTCAAAAAATCTTCGAAGAATTTTATTTAGGAAAGAATCTTTATGAAGAATTTTATAATCAATCGCCATTATTTAATTTAAGTAAAGGTTTTATAGAGAATGAGAAGCCACTTATAACAATTGAGACTTTAGAAAAACTTAATGAGAAATTTGGTAAACTCATAGTTTATAGTGAAAGACCAAGAAAACAAGCGATTTATGTATTAAAAAAATTTAATCTTGAGGATTATTTTAATCTAGAAAAATCATATTTTAGGGAGGAAATAAATAAATTTGATTTTTTAGGCGATCCAGGAAAACCAAATCCTACACCATTATTTAATCTTCTTAAAAAATTAAAAGCTGAAAATAAACTTTCAGCTTATGTAGGAGATACTGCAGCTGACGCTATTTTAATTGAAAAATTAAAAACAAATTATTTAGTAAATGCTTTATCAATTATTATTTCGAAACATGCTTCATCAATTAATGCAAATGTAATTTTAAAAAATATTAATGAATTAAGGTTAATTTTTTAG
- the hisH gene encoding imidazole glycerol phosphate synthase subunit HisH, whose amino-acid sequence MPKIAILNYGVGNLKSVSKALENCKVTVKITNKLEDIKDADAIVLPGVGAFKEAIEKIKILEFEIKKFIESGKFILGICLGLQLLFTKSFEGGVISGLNLLKGTVVKLPETVKIPHIGWNTIKIIKYDEFLNGIKDKAFMYFVHSYIAKPEETEVVLSTTNYGEVFPSIVAKNNIYATQFHPEKSGSNGLKILENFVHLIKK is encoded by the coding sequence ATGCCTAAAATAGCAATTTTAAATTATGGTGTAGGAAATTTAAAAAGTGTTTCTAAAGCTTTAGAAAACTGCAAAGTAACAGTGAAAATCACAAATAAACTTGAAGATATTAAGGATGCGGACGCTATAGTGTTACCGGGAGTCGGTGCATTTAAAGAAGCTATAGAAAAAATTAAAATTTTAGAGTTTGAAATTAAAAAATTTATAGAATCTGGAAAATTTATTTTAGGAATATGTTTAGGTCTTCAACTTTTATTTACAAAAAGCTTTGAAGGAGGGGTTATATCAGGATTAAATTTATTAAAAGGTACTGTTGTTAAGCTACCAGAAACAGTTAAGATTCCGCATATAGGATGGAATACTATAAAAATAATTAAATATGATGAATTTTTAAATGGAATTAAAGATAAAGCTTTTATGTATTTTGTTCATTCTTATATTGCCAAACCAGAAGAAACTGAAGTAGTTTTATCAACAACTAACTATGGAGAAGTTTTCCCTTCAATTGTAGCTAAAAACAACATTTATGCAACGCAATTTCATCCTGAAAAAAGCGGGAGTAATGGATTAAAAATTTTGGAAAATTTTGTCCATTTAATTAAAAAGTGA